From Oscillatoria sp. FACHB-1406, the proteins below share one genomic window:
- a CDS encoding type II toxin-antitoxin system HicB family antitoxin, with the protein MEKLKYRIDIIWSDDDNCYVVELPEFATEIQRYFTHGETHEEALNNAREVLALLIESYEAEGRLLPTPQTLQAA; encoded by the coding sequence ATGGAAAAACTCAAGTACAGAATCGATATTATTTGGTCGGACGATGATAATTGCTATGTTGTAGAACTGCCGGAATTTGCAACAGAAATTCAGCGGTATTTTACTCACGGAGAAACTCATGAAGAAGCGTTAAATAACGCTCGTGAGGTTTTAGCTCTATTAATCGAAAGTTATGAAGCAGAAGGACGACTGTTACCGACACCTCAAACATTGCAAGCAGCATAA
- a CDS encoding glycosyltransferase, which translates to MEFCPKIAVIIPIYNGEADLPELLTCLEQQTYPRDRVEYLLIDNNSRDRTAELLAAAAQTATLPLHPLSEANIQSSYAARNQGIKSTTAEILAFTDADCRPIPEWLECLVQPFSEAEVGLAIGEIAALPGNTLLERHADRQGVLSQKNTLAHPFCPYGQTANLAVRRAVFEEVGLFRPYLTTGGDADICWRILRETAWQYRFVEDAIVQHRHRATLLEYRSQWQRYGRSNRYLHELHGVALRPPVTAKDAGYLISRWLLKELPGKAAGAIAGKTPWVDVVSTPLNLYGSWARDRGQTDARLPENARAIEQFDNG; encoded by the coding sequence GTGGAATTTTGCCCGAAAATTGCCGTTATTATCCCGATTTACAACGGCGAAGCAGATTTACCGGAATTATTAACCTGTTTGGAGCAACAGACGTATCCGCGCGATCGCGTCGAATACCTCCTTATCGATAATAATAGCCGCGATCGCACCGCCGAACTCCTCGCCGCCGCCGCCCAAACCGCAACCCTTCCCCTCCATCCCCTCAGCGAAGCGAATATCCAAAGTTCCTACGCTGCACGCAACCAGGGAATTAAATCCACCACCGCCGAAATTCTCGCCTTCACCGATGCGGATTGTCGCCCGATTCCCGAATGGTTGGAGTGCTTGGTACAACCTTTCAGCGAAGCAGAAGTCGGTTTAGCGATCGGCGAAATTGCCGCCTTACCCGGAAATACGCTGCTCGAACGCCACGCCGATCGCCAAGGTGTATTATCGCAAAAGAATACCCTCGCCCATCCCTTTTGTCCCTACGGACAAACGGCAAATTTGGCAGTACGACGCGCGGTTTTTGAGGAAGTGGGATTGTTTCGCCCTTATTTAACCACCGGCGGCGATGCGGATATTTGCTGGCGAATCTTGCGGGAAACGGCGTGGCAGTACCGCTTTGTGGAAGATGCGATCGTGCAGCACCGACATCGAGCGACTTTATTAGAATACCGCAGTCAGTGGCAGCGTTACGGGCGATCGAATCGTTATTTACACGAACTGCACGGCGTAGCGTTGCGCCCTCCGGTAACGGCAAAGGATGCTGGGTATTTAATCAGTCGTTGGTTACTCAAAGAATTGCCGGGGAAAGCAGCGGGCGCGATCGCGGGGAAAACGCCTTGGGTCGATGTGGTGAGTACGCCCTTAAATTTATATGGTAGCTGGGCGCGCGATCGCGGTCAAACGGACGCGCGACTCCCGGAAAATGCCCGCGCGATCGAACAGTTTGATAATGGATAA
- a CDS encoding glycosyltransferase family 4 protein, whose protein sequence is MKILMVSSTFPYPPSRSGTEVRTFNLLKYLKRNHSIALATQRSEGTTEADIEALGHWVDEMKIFPMQGEATSSSKFGNLMGKAQRFWESVATATPPNILHRYSPQMQAWIDDRITRGEFAAMTCEHSANAIYARPELRNYTRTVVNVHSSVYWGTVNYLKMNASENAPRDFLYLPTLYRYEKQYCNAIDRIVVTTPDDEEFLHRFNADARIEIIANGVDLELFPYRTEDPGGHRLIFVGAMDFQHNIDAVRFFALEVLPPLRQRYPDAEFIVAGNRPTAEIQALGEHPGVVVTGKVPSMVEYLHRSTVCVVPLRTGFGIKNKTLEAMAAGVPVVGSDRGLEGLEVDGEPLRALRANTVEEYITAIARLFENPELRADIAKNARILIEKEFSWESAGERYERVLLGEN, encoded by the coding sequence ATGAAAATTTTAATGGTTTCCTCGACGTTTCCTTATCCGCCAAGTCGCAGTGGAACGGAGGTGAGAACGTTCAATTTACTGAAATACTTGAAGCGAAATCATTCGATCGCTCTCGCGACGCAGCGTTCGGAGGGAACGACGGAGGCAGATATTGAAGCGTTGGGGCATTGGGTTGATGAGATGAAGATTTTTCCGATGCAAGGGGAAGCGACTTCTTCATCAAAGTTCGGTAATTTGATGGGGAAAGCACAACGGTTTTGGGAGTCAGTGGCGACAGCAACGCCGCCTAATATTTTACATCGCTATTCGCCGCAAATGCAGGCTTGGATCGACGATCGCATTACCAGGGGAGAGTTCGCGGCGATGACGTGCGAACATAGCGCCAATGCCATTTACGCGCGTCCGGAGTTGCGAAATTACACGCGAACGGTGGTGAACGTGCATAGTTCGGTGTATTGGGGGACGGTGAATTATTTGAAGATGAATGCTTCGGAAAATGCGCCGCGCGATTTCCTCTACTTACCCACGCTGTATCGCTACGAAAAACAGTATTGTAACGCGATCGATCGCATTGTCGTCACCACGCCCGACGATGAAGAATTCTTACATAGATTTAATGCCGACGCTCGTATTGAAATCATTGCCAATGGCGTAGATTTAGAACTCTTTCCTTACCGTACCGAAGATCCGGGCGGACATCGTTTAATCTTTGTCGGCGCGATGGATTTTCAGCATAACATCGATGCCGTTCGTTTCTTTGCCCTCGAAGTTTTGCCGCCCCTGCGTCAGCGCTATCCCGACGCGGAGTTTATCGTTGCGGGGAACCGTCCAACCGCAGAAATACAAGCGCTTGGGGAACATCCGGGAGTGGTGGTGACGGGCAAAGTACCTTCAATGGTAGAGTATTTGCATCGATCGACGGTTTGCGTCGTGCCGCTGCGTACTGGGTTCGGGATTAAGAATAAAACCTTAGAAGCAATGGCAGCGGGCGTTCCGGTGGTGGGCAGCGATCGCGGTTTGGAAGGCTTAGAAGTCGATGGAGAGCCGTTGCGGGCGCTGCGAGCCAATACCGTAGAAGAATATATTACCGCGATCGCGCGCTTATTTGAAAACCCCGAGTTGCGTGCGGACATCGCCAAGAACGCGCGAATTCTGATTGAGAAAGAATTCTCCTGGGAAAGCGCCGGAGAACGGTACGAACGAGTGCTATTAGGAGAAAATTAA
- a CDS encoding glycosyltransferase family A protein codes for MNLYPSSDSASQPEAIQSITLSIVTPTLGQFSDHWLSRLLQVKGNIEFIHSYAPGNLPRPIEDPRVNAIFSPYKGEMMQRFVGLLNAKGKYILALDDDDYVHPDICALCERYFHEFPESWVLRLQTQKIDYLDCESIQKDWQKIPKLEDLTVVEKRNRDNPNSTLREIPIAPLDKAFDKRFLIWPLLERRDDRGPHIENFNTKVWKNELVQQTLPDIARATKIFGLLTWIPFCAFDRFMGLFLQAKFYQKDAIVGHWMPKPEQIRCIDKDPALKPPRYHVASDILLVKAFPQYGYLWNLFFRKFYDIPRVVGKAIKWKVLKKSTPRAKV; via the coding sequence ATGAACCTCTATCCGTCGAGCGATTCCGCCAGTCAGCCCGAAGCGATTCAATCCATAACCTTATCGATCGTTACTCCCACCTTGGGACAATTCTCAGATCATTGGCTTTCCCGTCTTTTGCAGGTCAAAGGAAATATTGAATTTATTCACAGTTACGCTCCCGGAAACCTGCCAAGACCTATAGAGGATCCGAGAGTAAACGCAATTTTCAGTCCTTATAAAGGCGAAATGATGCAGCGGTTTGTTGGCTTGTTGAATGCGAAAGGAAAATATATTTTAGCGCTTGATGATGATGACTACGTGCATCCCGATATTTGCGCGCTCTGCGAGCGCTATTTTCATGAATTCCCCGAAAGTTGGGTGTTGAGATTACAGACCCAAAAAATTGATTATCTCGACTGTGAGAGTATCCAAAAAGATTGGCAGAAAATCCCGAAACTAGAAGATTTAACTGTTGTCGAAAAACGGAATCGCGATAACCCAAATTCGACTTTACGAGAAATCCCGATCGCGCCCTTGGATAAAGCCTTTGACAAACGCTTTCTCATTTGGCCGTTGCTCGAACGTCGCGACGATCGCGGGCCGCATATTGAAAACTTTAACACTAAAGTTTGGAAGAACGAACTCGTTCAACAAACACTTCCAGATATTGCCCGCGCCACCAAAATTTTTGGTCTTTTAACCTGGATTCCCTTTTGTGCCTTCGATCGCTTTATGGGTCTTTTCCTCCAAGCTAAATTCTATCAAAAGGATGCGATTGTCGGTCATTGGATGCCCAAACCGGAGCAAATTCGCTGTATCGATAAAGATCCGGCCTTAAAACCGCCGAGGTATCACGTCGCATCGGATATCTTGTTAGTCAAAGCCTTCCCGCAGTACGGCTATCTTTGGAACTTATTTTTTCGGAAATTTTACGACATTCCCCGCGTCGTTGGTAAAGCCATTAAATGGAAAGTCTTGAAAAAATCGACACCGCGAGCCAAAGTTTAG
- a CDS encoding DNA adenine methylase, whose product MPVNISQPVRPKPFLKWAGGKTQLLPEIQDILERKFSNDSAWTYIEPFVGGGAVLFHVLDRFPGIERAVINDINPELVAAYRAMKDNIVATTASLMSLEKAYNDCPTKEEKKSFYCNQRKEFNRLKLSPDSLVSSPHFSQVALFIFLNKTCFNGLYRVNRKGEFNVPFGDRKSLKICDRENLLRGSECLQKVTIELGDFEEMLKYAGKDVLYYIDPPYKPLNATSSFTAYTQEDFSDRDQFRVKAFCDRIHESGGYFILSNSDVVETDKHPSFFDELYASYTIKRVRAKRQINCKAEGRGSISELLITNIG is encoded by the coding sequence ATGCCAGTCAATATTTCGCAACCCGTTCGCCCTAAGCCCTTTTTGAAGTGGGCTGGCGGGAAAACTCAACTTCTGCCGGAAATTCAAGATATTTTAGAACGAAAGTTTTCTAATGATAGTGCTTGGACTTATATCGAACCTTTTGTGGGCGGAGGCGCTGTTTTATTCCACGTTCTCGATCGCTTTCCTGGAATCGAACGCGCGGTTATTAATGATATTAATCCCGAACTGGTCGCCGCTTACCGCGCGATGAAAGATAATATCGTAGCTACGACTGCGAGTTTAATGAGTCTTGAAAAAGCGTATAACGACTGTCCCACAAAAGAGGAAAAAAAGAGTTTTTACTGCAACCAAAGGAAAGAATTCAATCGTCTCAAACTCAGTCCGGATAGTTTGGTAAGTTCTCCGCATTTTTCCCAAGTAGCACTGTTTATTTTTTTAAACAAAACTTGCTTTAATGGCTTGTATCGTGTAAACCGCAAAGGAGAGTTTAACGTTCCCTTCGGAGATCGTAAATCTCTCAAAATCTGCGATCGCGAAAATCTGTTGAGAGGGAGTGAGTGCTTGCAAAAGGTTACGATCGAGCTTGGAGATTTCGAGGAAATGTTAAAGTATGCGGGTAAAGATGTTTTGTATTATATCGATCCGCCTTATAAACCGCTGAATGCAACGTCTTCTTTTACGGCTTATACGCAAGAAGATTTTAGCGATCGCGATCAATTCCGGGTTAAAGCATTTTGCGATCGCATCCATGAATCGGGCGGGTACTTTATTCTAAGCAACTCAGATGTTGTGGAGACTGACAAACACCCTAGTTTTTTCGACGAACTGTACGCGAGTTATACCATAAAAAGAGTTCGCGCCAAACGTCAGATTAACTGTAAAGCAGAAGGTCGAGGTTCGATCTCAGAACTTCTCATTACCAACATAGGGTAA
- a CDS encoding zinc-dependent alcohol dehydrogenase family protein → MKAILMTALGDPDVLQLQQVPEPQISQPTELLVRLVAAGVNPIDTKIRTRGTFYPDQMPAILGCDGAGIVEAVGAAVTKFEKGDEVYFCQGGLGKKGTGNYAEFAVVDERFIARKPANLSFSEAAAAPLVLITAWEALYDRARLQAGQKVLIHAGTGGVGHVAIQLAKLRGAEVCTTVSSPDKERLARQLGADLPILYRQTDWVKAALDWTEGEGVDIAFDTVGGKTFFESFPAVRVYGDIVSILEPDSNQGNFKVARSRNQRLSFELMLTPMLHNLVSPLEYQASILEQCATWMDEGKLTIHLAQTFPLEETAAAHRALELGSTTGKLAIEL, encoded by the coding sequence ATGAAAGCGATTCTCATGACCGCACTGGGCGACCCGGACGTGCTGCAACTCCAACAAGTCCCCGAACCCCAAATTTCCCAGCCTACCGAACTGTTGGTGCGCTTAGTTGCTGCCGGAGTCAATCCCATCGATACCAAAATCCGCACTCGCGGGACGTTTTACCCCGACCAGATGCCCGCCATCCTCGGTTGCGACGGGGCGGGTATCGTGGAAGCGGTGGGCGCGGCGGTTACGAAGTTCGAGAAAGGGGATGAGGTGTACTTTTGTCAAGGGGGACTGGGGAAAAAGGGAACGGGAAATTACGCCGAATTTGCGGTGGTAGACGAACGCTTTATCGCCCGCAAACCGGCGAATTTAAGCTTTAGCGAGGCAGCCGCCGCACCCTTGGTGTTAATTACCGCCTGGGAAGCATTGTACGATCGCGCGCGCTTGCAAGCCGGTCAAAAAGTGCTGATTCATGCGGGTACGGGCGGTGTCGGTCACGTCGCGATTCAGTTAGCGAAGTTGCGCGGTGCAGAAGTTTGTACGACGGTGAGTTCGCCGGATAAGGAACGTTTAGCGCGTCAGTTGGGCGCAGATTTGCCCATCCTTTATCGCCAAACCGATTGGGTTAAAGCAGCACTGGATTGGACGGAGGGCGAAGGAGTGGATATCGCCTTCGATACGGTAGGGGGTAAAACTTTTTTTGAAAGCTTTCCAGCAGTGCGGGTTTATGGCGATATTGTCAGCATTCTCGAACCCGACAGCAATCAGGGTAATTTTAAAGTTGCTAGATCGCGCAATCAACGCTTAAGTTTTGAGTTGATGTTAACGCCTATGTTGCACAATTTGGTTAGCCCCTTGGAGTATCAAGCGTCGATTCTCGAACAATGCGCGACTTGGATGGATGAAGGGAAGTTAACGATTCATTTAGCGCAAACTTTCCCTTTAGAAGAAACAGCAGCAGCGCATCGGGCTTTGGAGTTGGGTTCGACGACGGGAAAATTGGCGATTGAATTATGA
- a CDS encoding DUF1517 domain-containing protein, translating to MPKKFFGKIKPFFKSLCLLVLVLVLSLGSADSALAARSGGRIGGGSFRTSPAPTRTYAPPGGGGYGYGGGYGYGGGGIGFPFLLPFLGFGGFGSLFTILVFIAIANFLVKAVRGSGAEGELASVDPTRASVARVQVGLLADARELQTELNQLAHSADTATAEGRAELLQEASLALLRHPEYWVYGAAEAQQTAIASAEAKFNQYALGERSKFAEETLSNYNNQLRESPKALTSASGDLSTEVRDGGGEYILVTLVVGALNRLELPAINDTDDLRQALRQIGSVGSDRLLAVEVLWTPQAEGDTLTTNDILAYYPNLKLV from the coding sequence ATGCCTAAAAAATTTTTCGGGAAAATCAAACCTTTTTTCAAATCTCTATGTTTGCTCGTCCTCGTCCTCGTTCTCTCTCTGGGCAGTGCGGACAGCGCTCTAGCAGCCCGTAGTGGCGGCAGAATTGGCGGCGGCTCTTTTCGCACTTCTCCGGCTCCCACTCGCACTTACGCACCTCCGGGTGGCGGCGGTTATGGCTATGGCGGTGGCTACGGCTACGGCGGCGGTGGTATCGGCTTTCCCTTCCTGTTGCCCTTCTTGGGGTTTGGCGGGTTCGGTAGCTTATTCACGATTTTAGTGTTTATCGCGATCGCTAACTTTCTGGTCAAAGCAGTTCGCGGCAGCGGTGCAGAAGGCGAACTCGCCAGCGTCGATCCGACTCGCGCTTCGGTTGCGCGCGTTCAAGTCGGGCTACTCGCCGATGCGCGCGAGTTGCAAACCGAACTCAATCAATTAGCCCACTCTGCCGATACTGCTACGGCGGAAGGACGCGCGGAACTGCTTCAGGAAGCCAGTTTAGCGTTGTTGCGCCACCCGGAATATTGGGTGTACGGCGCGGCTGAAGCGCAACAGACTGCGATCGCATCCGCAGAGGCTAAGTTCAATCAGTACGCCTTGGGCGAACGCAGCAAGTTTGCTGAAGAAACGCTCTCGAACTACAATAACCAATTGCGGGAAAGTCCTAAAGCCCTAACTTCTGCCAGTGGCGATCTTTCAACAGAAGTTCGCGATGGGGGCGGCGAATACATTCTCGTTACCCTGGTTGTCGGCGCGCTCAACCGCCTCGAACTGCCTGCTATCAACGATACTGACGATTTGCGCCAAGCACTGCGTCAAATTGGTAGTGTGGGTAGCGATCGCCTTTTAGCCGTCGAAGTCTTATGGACTCCTCAAGCCGAAGGTGATACTCTAACCACCAACGACATCCTCGCTTACTACCCTAACTTGAAGTTAGTTTAA
- a CDS encoding AAA family ATPase codes for MLGHLLIGPPGSGKSTFARSLAKTLPNTTIIATDAIRAQLYGDETIQGEWQEIEAEMRRQIQTAIDTGKTPIYDATNYKRSHRFTWLQHPEIAAVDWLAWFLKTPLKICQEWNQKRSRIVPAEVLEAMNRALKQFPPVAAEGFAAVYDCTPHKTPLTSKAIRDKIAALPRSQINSRNRTRNYTFHPYSRLLDFERLMHLISLLLQHPGLGSPTDDLIETAEAVAAAMSRQWGSVYSNVAALAQDLEWLTLNGLIGYEAEATELHFLETMPQPEWGTFSVHAYSDIEPFTRLIKTLRFVLRHPFEGGGSEGVQKALIASMQSRGLVQYDCVDSVRKDIEKVLKPYGILEAVPYKQGYFAGTAIFTASELRETFRWLQSYALQSRDRALIELYQTWQQRLSWGKWLDFQPIYPTRAISLHAIAKIEDLPQFSLARQPERVEEAILAGECWEFHRFQGVGGYATDSEECFCAYPLQLRFHNIAWYLGYEEVGGLLRFERLERLFLGRQVVENRRSREVQVRSLRRLIKLYDASVGLFLGNSAALQQQFLAAEEGARVTVELWASDKSFCFIAEGTQRFGRVPLKMSRPPWKSKEVVDAKLFGLSNTEDERYPRRLCLTVPIWSLDDVDLWRWILGFGGEVKVVQPSVLVTKIKQKAEVIFNS; via the coding sequence ATGCTAGGTCATCTTCTCATCGGCCCTCCCGGAAGCGGTAAATCTACCTTCGCTCGTTCCCTCGCAAAAACGCTCCCCAACACCACGATTATCGCTACCGACGCGATTCGCGCTCAACTTTACGGCGACGAAACTATTCAAGGCGAATGGCAGGAAATTGAAGCCGAAATGCGCCGACAAATTCAAACCGCCATTGATACCGGAAAAACCCCCATCTACGATGCAACTAACTACAAACGCAGCCATCGCTTCACCTGGTTGCAGCACCCCGAAATCGCCGCTGTCGATTGGTTGGCTTGGTTTCTCAAAACTCCTTTAAAAATTTGCCAGGAATGGAACCAAAAACGCAGCCGCATCGTTCCCGCTGAAGTCCTCGAAGCAATGAACCGCGCCCTCAAGCAATTTCCGCCCGTCGCCGCTGAAGGATTCGCCGCTGTTTACGACTGCACTCCCCACAAAACCCCCCTCACCTCCAAAGCGATACGGGACAAAATCGCCGCACTCCCTCGCAGCCAAATTAACAGCCGCAACCGCACCCGCAATTATACCTTCCATCCCTACTCCCGCTTGCTAGACTTCGAGCGGTTGATGCACCTGATTTCCCTGCTGTTGCAGCATCCCGGTTTAGGAAGTCCTACCGATGACTTGATTGAAACTGCGGAGGCGGTAGCAGCGGCAATGAGTCGGCAATGGGGCAGCGTTTACAGCAATGTCGCGGCTTTAGCGCAAGATTTAGAATGGTTAACCCTCAACGGTTTAATCGGCTACGAGGCGGAAGCGACGGAACTGCACTTTCTCGAGACAATGCCGCAGCCGGAATGGGGAACGTTTTCCGTTCATGCTTACAGCGACATCGAACCCTTTACCCGCCTGATAAAAACCCTGCGTTTCGTCCTCCGCCATCCCTTTGAGGGCGGGGGCAGCGAGGGCGTACAAAAAGCGTTGATTGCATCCATGCAGTCGCGCGGTCTGGTGCAGTACGATTGCGTCGATAGCGTTCGCAAGGATATCGAAAAAGTCCTTAAACCTTACGGCATCCTGGAAGCGGTTCCTTACAAACAGGGATATTTTGCTGGAACGGCGATTTTTACCGCGTCGGAGTTGCGAGAAACGTTTCGATGGTTACAATCTTACGCTCTCCAAAGTCGGGATCGCGCCCTAATCGAACTCTACCAAACTTGGCAGCAGCGCTTATCCTGGGGGAAATGGCTCGATTTCCAGCCAATTTATCCAACGCGGGCGATTTCGCTGCACGCGATCGCGAAAATTGAGGATTTGCCCCAATTTTCCCTCGCCCGTCAACCGGAACGGGTAGAAGAAGCAATTTTAGCGGGAGAATGCTGGGAGTTTCATCGCTTCCAGGGTGTCGGCGGTTACGCCACAGACAGCGAGGAATGTTTCTGCGCTTATCCCCTGCAACTGCGGTTTCACAACATTGCTTGGTATTTGGGCTATGAGGAAGTGGGAGGATTGCTGCGGTTCGAGCGCTTGGAACGGTTATTTTTGGGGCGGCAGGTGGTGGAAAACCGACGAAGTAGGGAGGTGCAGGTGCGATCGCTGCGACGGCTGATAAAGTTGTACGATGCTAGCGTGGGGCTATTTTTGGGCAACAGCGCGGCGTTGCAGCAACAGTTTTTAGCGGCGGAAGAGGGGGCAAGGGTAACGGTGGAATTGTGGGCGAGTGATAAGAGTTTTTGCTTCATTGCCGAAGGAACGCAACGCTTCGGGCGAGTGCCGCTGAAAATGTCGCGTCCCCCTTGGAAAAGCAAAGAAGTTGTAGATGCAAAGTTGTTTGGGCTTTCCAATACGGAAGATGAAAGATATCCCCGTCGCTTGTGCTTGACAGTGCCGATTTGGTCGTTAGACGATGTGGATTTGTGGCGTTGGATTTTGGGATTTGGGGGCGAAGTTAAGGTCGTACAACCGTCGGTGTTGGTAACAAAAATCAAGCAGAAGGCTGAGGTAATTTTTAATTCGTAA
- a CDS encoding YraN family protein, producing MTNNTVGQLGEEVVARWLQGQGWEILQRRWRCRWGEIDLIARREELLVFVEVKTRSRGSWDEGGLLAIAPKKQAKLWQTAEIFLAQFPDLADCSCRFDLARVSYSPSPQPENTDNSARPVVLGEALVLSGYRFVLQDYLEAIL from the coding sequence TTGACTAATAATACCGTCGGACAATTGGGAGAAGAAGTAGTGGCGCGTTGGCTGCAAGGGCAAGGCTGGGAGATTCTCCAGCGTCGCTGGCGCTGTCGTTGGGGAGAAATCGATCTGATTGCGCGCCGCGAAGAACTGCTGGTGTTTGTCGAGGTGAAAACGCGCAGTCGGGGTAGTTGGGATGAGGGCGGATTGCTCGCGATCGCGCCCAAAAAGCAAGCTAAACTATGGCAAACAGCCGAAATCTTTCTCGCGCAATTCCCCGATTTAGCAGACTGTTCTTGTCGCTTTGACCTAGCACGGGTGAGTTACAGCCCATCGCCCCAACCTGAAAATACCGACAACAGCGCGCGCCCCGTCGTTCTCGGCGAAGCGCTGGTTTTATCCGGCTATCGATTCGTTTTACAGGACTATCTCGAAGCGATTCTCTGA
- a CDS encoding CDP-alcohol phosphatidyltransferase family protein, protein MLAELTKLLPYLPTSLVLLRFCLAPVLLADAFDGNTSQLFIVAFVAAFLSDIFDGVIARRLDVSTAKLRQADSWADVALYACVSASALLVRPDAIAVFRIPLLTVVFVQLWWWVANLLKYGKPASYHTYSAKLWGLSLFIAAIALFGFHYSGVTLWLAIIIGILHTLEEIAMTSILPVWTHDVLSFKHALQLRQMQLN, encoded by the coding sequence ATGTTAGCCGAATTAACTAAACTTCTGCCCTATCTCCCCACTTCTCTGGTTCTGCTGCGCTTTTGTCTGGCTCCAGTGTTACTCGCCGATGCCTTCGATGGCAACACAAGCCAGTTATTTATTGTGGCCTTTGTCGCCGCCTTCCTCTCCGATATCTTTGATGGGGTTATCGCGCGTCGCCTGGATGTCAGCACCGCAAAACTGCGCCAAGCCGACAGTTGGGCGGATGTAGCGCTTTATGCGTGCGTGAGTGCAAGCGCGCTGCTGGTTCGTCCGGACGCGATCGCTGTCTTTCGCATTCCGCTGCTGACTGTCGTTTTCGTGCAATTATGGTGGTGGGTTGCTAACTTGCTTAAATACGGTAAACCCGCGAGCTATCACACTTATTCGGCGAAACTTTGGGGCTTATCTTTATTTATCGCCGCGATCGCGCTCTTCGGTTTCCACTATAGCGGTGTAACGCTGTGGCTTGCCATTATCATCGGCATTCTTCACACCCTCGAAGAAATTGCCATGACCTCAATTTTGCCCGTTTGGACGCACGATGTTTTAAGTTTCAAACACGCTCTACAATTGCGACAAATGCAGCTAAATTGA
- a CDS encoding RuBisCO accumulation factor 1: MTEPQPSSLSEETARELLFQLRRKEGTWVEWGRACSQLQKAGYLASTIFEETGIEGSYQNLVIVAAQVYESLLQAEISEEMQAYFKGPRSDVLYEFRVLNASQRLAAAELAMEKRLDVDDAKDVARAMKEFSRFSLPPEGFTPAPGDAVAYQSWKRAREKKDLQERSRLIARGLKFASSNTAREKIEQLLSDFTVVSAARAPMLPLYRLEEEEELAHIIPVAGELPLARSQFDAVPSAEKIQPFGMVKYSGEGAFIPVPGWQAILKAGDPVAILCESDRLPNVQGGRLETVVIIVDRRSLDWDVKGYFLVEREGELEVQWFPEPAHSEILGEVVLILRPKNIFDENNLLEPWQMDD, encoded by the coding sequence ATGACCGAGCCTCAGCCTTCCTCCCTTTCCGAAGAAACCGCCAGAGAACTGCTATTCCAATTGCGCCGCAAAGAAGGAACGTGGGTGGAATGGGGGCGCGCCTGCTCGCAGTTGCAAAAAGCAGGCTATTTAGCTTCGACAATTTTTGAAGAGACGGGGATTGAGGGCAGCTATCAAAATCTCGTCATCGTTGCGGCGCAAGTGTACGAAAGCTTGCTTCAAGCCGAAATTTCTGAGGAGATGCAAGCCTATTTTAAGGGGCCGCGCAGCGATGTGCTGTACGAGTTTCGAGTCCTCAATGCCAGTCAGCGCTTAGCGGCGGCGGAATTGGCGATGGAGAAGCGCCTGGATGTCGATGATGCTAAGGATGTCGCGCGGGCGATGAAGGAGTTTTCGCGCTTCAGTTTGCCGCCAGAAGGATTTACACCTGCTCCGGGGGATGCGGTAGCGTATCAAAGCTGGAAGCGAGCGCGGGAGAAGAAAGATTTACAGGAGCGATCGCGTCTGATCGCACGGGGGTTAAAATTTGCTAGTAGTAACACCGCTCGGGAGAAAATCGAGCAGTTATTGAGCGATTTTACGGTCGTTTCTGCGGCGCGCGCGCCGATGCTGCCGCTCTATCGCTTGGAAGAGGAAGAGGAACTCGCCCATATTATTCCCGTAGCGGGAGAATTGCCCTTGGCGCGATCGCAATTTGATGCAGTTCCTTCAGCCGAAAAAATCCAACCCTTTGGGATGGTGAAATATTCAGGAGAGGGGGCGTTTATCCCCGTTCCCGGCTGGCAGGCGATTTTAAAGGCAGGCGATCCCGTTGCTATCTTATGTGAGAGCGATCGCTTGCCGAACGTGCAAGGAGGACGATTGGAAACCGTCGTTATTATTGTCGATCGGCGATCGCTCGATTGGGATGTGAAAGGATACTTTCTCGTCGAACGGGAAGGAGAACTTGAGGTGCAATGGTTCCCCGAACCTGCCCACAGCGAAATCCTCGGCGAAGTCGTGTTAATTTTGCGCCCGAAAAATATCTTCGACGAAAATAACCTCCTCGAACCGTGGCAGATGGACGATTAA